A genomic stretch from Thermococcus sp. MV5 includes:
- a CDS encoding ribosome assembly factor SBDS, giving the protein MPVSLDKAVIARLKTHGEIFEILVDPYLARDFKEGREVPVEEILATPYIFKDAHKGDKASEHEMEKIFGTSDPYEVAKIILRKGEVQLTAEQRRRMLEEKKRQIAMIIHRHAVDPRTGYPHPPERILKAMEEVGTRVDIFKDAETQVPDAIKALRRVLPLKIETKVIAVKIPSEYTGKAYGEVRKFGKIKREEWAGDGSWMFLIEIPGGIEEEFYEKLNALTKGTVVTKLIERKGL; this is encoded by the coding sequence ATGCCAGTAAGTCTCGACAAAGCAGTGATAGCTCGATTGAAAACACATGGAGAGATTTTTGAGATATTAGTGGATCCATATCTAGCTAGGGACTTCAAAGAAGGCAGAGAAGTTCCAGTAGAGGAGATTCTTGCTACTCCTTATATTTTTAAAGATGCTCATAAGGGAGATAAAGCAAGTGAACATGAAATGGAAAAGATTTTTGGAACAAGTGATCCATATGAAGTTGCAAAAATAATTCTTCGAAAGGGAGAAGTTCAGCTTACAGCAGAGCAGAGAAGACGGATGCTTGAGGAGAAGAAGAGACAGATAGCCATGATAATTCACCGACATGCGGTTGATCCGAGAACTGGCTATCCTCATCCTCCTGAGAGGATTCTCAAAGCAATGGAAGAAGTAGGAACTAGAGTAGACATATTTAAAGATGCAGAGACACAGGTTCCAGATGCAATAAAAGCCTTGAGAAGAGTTTTGCCATTAAAGATTGAGACCAAAGTAATAGCAGTTAAGATACCCTCAGAGTACACAGGGAAAGCTTATGGGGAAGTAAGAAAATTTGGAAAAATAAAGAGAGAGGAATGGGCAGGCGATGGCTCTTGGATGTTTTTAATTGAAATTCCTGGAGGAATTGAAGAAGAATTTTATGAGAAACTGAATGCCCTTACAAAGGGCACAGTTGTAACTAAACTTATAGAGAGGAAGGGACTATGA
- a CDS encoding DUF357 domain-containing protein — translation MEREITEEKLKKYFEITKKALETLEIAVHEKSTLFAVAQDFLTMAKSYYSDAEYYYKKGDYVTAFAALNYAHGFIDAGVRLGVFKGEDDRLFAFG, via the coding sequence GTGGAACGAGAGATCACCGAAGAAAAACTGAAGAAATATTTTGAAATCACAAAAAAAGCTCTTGAAACGCTTGAAATAGCAGTACATGAAAAAAGCACTCTTTTTGCTGTGGCGCAAGACTTTTTAACTATGGCAAAAAGCTATTATAGCGATGCTGAATACTACTACAAAAAAGGAGATTATGTGACAGCATTCGCCGCTTTAAACTATGCACATGGCTTTATTGATGCAGGAGTAAGACTTGGAGTATTTAAAGGAGAAGACGACAGATTATTTGCATTCGGGTGA
- a CDS encoding tRNA-binding protein, with the protein MWDTSKDYRLLVAEKAVELFLKTVEGAKFKGKWDKKKAIQLAKEMIPELQAMRYSYLEPSELIETPQMKELVKKAQGIIEALGGEEWYIKFLELADRHEKEKLEESVAKIRFFLNTIMGLNKRLKLGKINDPVIAVDIRVGEVMSAGKHPNADKLLVCNVNLGDRAITVVTNDLSVKEGHKVAVALLPPANFRGITSEGMFLGAGEGVLKDVKGDLGGLPKGIPLEAFKETRNLVEAFLKG; encoded by the coding sequence ATGTGGGACACGAGTAAGGATTATCGCTTACTTGTAGCAGAGAAAGCGGTGGAGCTTTTCTTAAAAACAGTTGAAGGAGCGAAATTTAAGGGTAAGTGGGACAAGAAGAAAGCAATACAGCTTGCTAAAGAAATGATTCCTGAACTTCAAGCTATGAGGTACTCCTACTTAGAGCCTTCTGAACTTATTGAGACTCCCCAAATGAAAGAACTTGTAAAAAAAGCACAAGGGATAATTGAAGCACTTGGGGGAGAAGAATGGTACATTAAATTCCTAGAACTGGCTGACAGGCATGAAAAGGAAAAATTGGAAGAATCTGTTGCAAAGATAAGGTTTTTCTTGAATACTATAATGGGTCTGAATAAAAGGTTGAAACTTGGAAAAATAAATGATCCTGTAATTGCTGTTGATATAAGAGTTGGAGAGGTCATGAGTGCTGGTAAACACCCAAATGCAGATAAGCTTCTTGTATGTAATGTAAACCTGGGTGATAGAGCTATTACAGTGGTAACAAATGATTTAAGTGTAAAAGAAGGTCACAAAGTCGCTGTGGCATTACTTCCTCCTGCAAACTTTAGGGGAATAACAAGTGAGGGAATGTTTTTAGGGGCTGGTGAGGGTGTTTTAAAGGATGTGAAAGGGGACCTCGGAGGACTTCCAAAAGGTATTCCTTTGGAGGCTTTTAAAGAGACTAGGAATCTCGTTGAAGCATTTTTGAAAGGTTGA
- a CDS encoding bifunctional oligoribonuclease/PAP phosphatase NrnA, whose amino-acid sequence MQGKIKLKRFLNEAEERNYTFLLLCHHNADPDSLGSAIAFSRYLTSRGLKNRIGVAQSVSSYAKRLLQFADVEKDPEVEEDVVVIFDTSSIEQLEPIKIPEGKYVVVIDHHAEKESPINADIWIVDSSRTSTAEIIWELLNYLGFYDEISARVILAGIITDTANFRYANSKTFKTVFSILEKFNIHMGEVYNLVLPVTDENIDQAKRIAILKACQRMEIRKVKNYIIAISKISAYESLACKIFLQLGADVAIVGSEKKGVRISARAKEHLVKKGLHLGKLMERVGPIIEGSGGGHSGAAGANGKKDLDDAVKFLVKEIETFLKNLG is encoded by the coding sequence TTGCAGGGGAAAATAAAGCTCAAAAGATTTCTAAATGAAGCAGAGGAAAGAAACTATACCTTTTTACTCTTGTGCCATCATAATGCCGATCCAGATTCTCTGGGTAGTGCTATTGCGTTCTCAAGATACTTGACCAGTAGAGGATTGAAAAATAGAATTGGGGTTGCTCAAAGTGTCTCATCTTATGCAAAGAGACTTCTCCAATTCGCTGATGTGGAAAAGGATCCAGAAGTTGAGGAAGATGTTGTAGTGATTTTTGATACTTCTTCCATTGAGCAGCTTGAGCCAATTAAAATTCCTGAGGGGAAATACGTAGTGGTTATTGACCATCACGCTGAAAAAGAAAGTCCTATAAATGCAGATATTTGGATTGTAGATTCTTCTAGGACATCTACTGCTGAGATAATATGGGAGCTTCTTAATTACTTGGGATTTTATGATGAAATTTCGGCAAGAGTCATTTTGGCAGGAATAATTACAGATACTGCCAACTTTAGATACGCAAACTCAAAGACCTTCAAGACGGTTTTTAGCATTCTTGAAAAGTTTAACATACATATGGGAGAGGTTTATAATCTTGTTCTTCCTGTTACCGATGAAAACATAGATCAAGCAAAAAGAATTGCGATCCTGAAGGCTTGTCAGCGAATGGAGATTAGAAAAGTGAAGAATTATATAATTGCGATTTCAAAGATTTCTGCCTATGAATCACTTGCGTGTAAAATCTTTCTTCAGTTGGGAGCTGATGTTGCGATTGTAGGGAGTGAAAAGAAAGGGGTTAGAATCTCAGCTCGTGCTAAAGAACATTTAGTTAAGAAAGGACTTCATCTTGGTAAGCTTATGGAAAGAGTAGGTCCAATTATAGAGGGTTCTGGAGGAGGACATTCTGGAGCTGCTGGAGCAAACGGAAAGAAAGATCTTGATGATGCCGTTAAGTTTTTAGTGAAAGAAATCGAAACTTTTCTAAAGAACTTGGGGTGA
- a CDS encoding ribonuclease P protein component 2, whose translation MREKPRTLPPTLRDKYRYIAFHVIGERPFKKDEIKRAIWEASLRTLGELGTAKTKPWFIRFNENTQTGIVRCDRKYVEELRFAFSLVTEINGSKAIIRSLGVSGTIKRLKIKFLREFGWK comes from the coding sequence ATGAGAGAGAAACCTAGAACACTACCTCCGACACTAAGGGATAAGTATCGGTATATAGCGTTTCATGTTATTGGAGAAAGACCCTTTAAAAAAGATGAAATAAAGAGAGCAATATGGGAGGCTTCCCTTAGAACTCTAGGAGAACTTGGAACAGCAAAAACAAAACCTTGGTTTATAAGATTTAATGAAAACACTCAAACAGGCATTGTTAGGTGTGATAGAAAATATGTTGAAGAGCTTCGCTTTGCATTTTCCCTGGTGACTGAAATAAATGGTTCTAAAGCTATTATAAGAAGCCTTGGTGTCTCAGGCACTATAAAAAGACTTAAAATCAAATTCTTGCGAGAGTTCGGATGGAAATGA
- a CDS encoding DUF763 domain-containing protein, translated as MRRGIAELPLHGGHVPHWLALRMKRLANLVIKLLIDEYGTQGVLERLADPIWFQALNNLIGMDWDSSGSTTVTAGILKEILSKEDLGIKAAGGKGAKSRNTPRELEQISKIYDLNPNKYIRTSKLVAKVDSVALQNGYQLYHHVFFVDQEGRWAIVQQGMNSQVKLARRYHWFSEKIESFTLEPHKGISGIQGDYALNTIAKEAKEYQKSLLDIISENPTKIEREIKSVEALTKGYAPLFYKPYEKRKVIPLFERYQSFGKLELNKRALELARELSVNNYEELLLIKGLGPSTLRALSLVLELIYDVHPSWKDPVTHPPDPFKFAYAVGGKDRVPFPIEKKTYDELNSFLELLLEKGKEKRELAKQVTKITKKWKFPGEEKRPT; from the coding sequence ATGAGACGAGGTATTGCAGAGCTCCCCCTCCATGGGGGCCATGTTCCTCACTGGCTTGCTCTAAGGATGAAGAGACTAGCTAACCTTGTGATAAAACTTCTTATAGACGAATATGGTACTCAAGGGGTTCTTGAGAGACTCGCAGATCCTATCTGGTTCCAGGCACTTAACAATCTGATTGGTATGGACTGGGATTCCTCAGGAAGTACTACTGTCACCGCTGGCATCCTAAAAGAAATCTTGTCAAAAGAAGATTTAGGGATAAAAGCTGCTGGTGGAAAGGGGGCAAAAAGCAGAAATACTCCACGAGAACTTGAGCAAATAAGTAAAATCTACGATTTAAATCCCAACAAATACATAAGAACATCAAAACTCGTTGCCAAAGTTGATAGTGTTGCTCTCCAGAATGGATACCAACTTTACCATCATGTCTTTTTTGTAGATCAAGAAGGAAGATGGGCCATAGTACAACAAGGGATGAATTCCCAAGTTAAACTCGCTCGGCGATATCACTGGTTCTCTGAAAAAATCGAGTCATTTACCTTAGAGCCTCACAAGGGAATAAGTGGGATACAAGGTGACTATGCTCTTAATACTATTGCCAAAGAAGCAAAAGAATACCAAAAGAGCCTTTTAGATATAATCTCTGAAAATCCCACTAAAATCGAACGTGAGATCAAGAGCGTAGAAGCCCTTACAAAGGGGTATGCTCCTTTATTTTATAAGCCGTATGAAAAGAGAAAAGTTATACCTCTATTTGAGAGATATCAGAGCTTTGGTAAGCTCGAGCTTAATAAAAGAGCCCTTGAATTAGCAAGGGAGCTAAGTGTGAATAATTACGAGGAGTTACTCCTCATAAAAGGTCTTGGCCCAAGCACACTACGAGCTTTGTCTTTGGTTCTTGAATTAATTTACGATGTTCACCCCTCCTGGAAGGACCCTGTTACTCATCCTCCAGATCCGTTTAAGTTTGCTTACGCAGTTGGAGGAAAAGATCGGGTCCCATTCCCTATAGAGAAGAAAACCTATGACGAATTAAACTCCTTTTTAGAGCTCCTTCTAGAGAAAGGAAAGGAAAAAAGAGAATTGGCAAAACAAGTGACAAAAATAACCAAAAAATGGAAGTTTCCAGGGGAAGAAAAAAGACCCACTTGA
- the pcc1 gene encoding KEOPS complex subunit Pcc1, with protein MSKIRGSIEIEFPNEEVARVVYESVLFEHKTVPYRRSKLDFSLNGPKIIINFVADDNSALRGTINSYLRWIKVALEITEL; from the coding sequence ATGAGCAAAATAAGAGGTTCAATTGAAATAGAATTTCCGAATGAAGAGGTTGCAAGAGTTGTTTATGAGAGTGTTCTCTTTGAACATAAAACTGTCCCTTACAGAAGGAGTAAATTGGATTTTTCTCTAAATGGGCCCAAAATAATAATAAACTTTGTAGCAGATGATAATTCTGCTTTAAGGGGTACAATTAATTCCTATCTCCGGTGGATTAAAGTGGCCCTTGAAATCACCGAGCTTTAG
- a CDS encoding DUF3194 domain-containing protein, whose amino-acid sequence MKKVIHIGLPELTGEELIEVGELAQEAVMEHIFKYLTRSEVKDIEVTARINREDTLDLELEVYLEVPIFVKVNVNALVNEAIENAYKKVEKRLMEIAGENKAQKISK is encoded by the coding sequence ATGAAGAAGGTTATCCATATAGGTCTCCCTGAGCTAACAGGAGAGGAGTTAATAGAAGTCGGAGAACTGGCTCAAGAAGCTGTGATGGAGCATATCTTTAAGTATTTGACTAGAAGTGAAGTAAAAGATATTGAAGTAACAGCAAGGATAAACCGTGAAGATACCCTTGATCTGGAGCTTGAAGTCTATTTGGAGGTTCCAATATTTGTGAAAGTGAATGTGAATGCCTTAGTAAATGAAGCTATTGAAAATGCGTATAAAAAAGTTGAAAAAAGGTTGATGGAAATTGCAGGGGAAAATAAAGCTCAAAAGATTTCTAAATGA
- the rrp4 gene encoding exosome complex RNA-binding protein Rrp4: MRKIFVKNKDLVVPGTLLAQGPFKNGRGTFKEGSRIYSTVVGLVRVSNDTVSVVPLEGPYIPEVGDSVIGKIIDVKFSNWIVDIGAPYQAGLRIQDAVEGRVDILKTDLRKIFDIGDIIYAKVKAFNEINQIDLMTKGMPFSGGPLKGGQLVKITPSKVPRLIGKGGSMINLIKNLTGTRIIVGQNGWVWVSGRKEELEKLAIEAIFKVNRESHTQGLTDRVKEMLFQRLNELKEQGIIEEVPQLKEGEEE, encoded by the coding sequence ATGAGGAAGATTTTTGTAAAAAATAAGGATTTAGTGGTTCCAGGGACACTTCTGGCACAAGGACCATTCAAAAATGGAAGAGGAACTTTTAAAGAAGGCAGTCGAATATACTCAACCGTTGTGGGGTTGGTTAGAGTCTCAAATGACACTGTATCGGTGGTACCTCTTGAAGGCCCGTATATACCAGAGGTCGGAGATTCAGTAATTGGCAAAATAATTGATGTAAAGTTCTCAAACTGGATTGTTGACATCGGTGCACCCTATCAAGCTGGGCTTAGAATACAAGATGCTGTGGAAGGAAGAGTTGATATTCTAAAGACTGATTTGAGGAAAATATTTGATATAGGAGACATAATATACGCGAAAGTAAAAGCGTTTAACGAAATTAATCAGATTGACCTGATGACAAAAGGCATGCCCTTTAGTGGTGGGCCGTTAAAAGGAGGTCAACTGGTGAAAATAACACCTTCAAAGGTTCCTCGTTTGATAGGAAAAGGTGGTTCAATGATAAACCTGATAAAGAATCTTACAGGGACCAGAATTATAGTAGGCCAGAATGGATGGGTTTGGGTCAGCGGAAGGAAAGAAGAACTTGAAAAATTGGCCATAGAAGCCATTTTTAAAGTAAACAGGGAAAGTCACACTCAGGGATTGACAGATAGGGTTAAAGAAATGCTGTTTCAGAGATTAAACGAACTTAAAGAACAAGGGATTATTGAAGAAGTACCTCAATTAAAAGAAGGTGAAGAAGAATGA
- a CDS encoding prefoldin subunit beta gives MQNIPPQVQALLGQLESYQQQIQLVIQQKQRIQVELNDARKALEEIEKSGDESPIYKTVGTLIVRSTKSKALGELNEKIETLEVRLKALERQEQKLNEKIKELTQQIQSALRGGIAG, from the coding sequence ATGCAGAATATCCCACCACAAGTGCAGGCATTGTTAGGACAATTGGAGAGTTATCAGCAACAGATTCAACTTGTTATTCAACAAAAGCAACGAATTCAAGTTGAACTTAATGATGCTAGAAAAGCCCTCGAGGAAATTGAGAAGAGTGGGGACGAGAGTCCGATATACAAAACAGTCGGCACCCTAATAGTCAGATCAACAAAATCGAAGGCTTTAGGAGAACTCAATGAGAAAATTGAAACTCTTGAGGTGCGTTTAAAGGCCCTAGAAAGGCAGGAGCAAAAGCTTAATGAGAAAATTAAAGAACTTACCCAACAGATTCAAAGTGCTCTTAGAGGCGGTATTGCTGGTTGA
- a CDS encoding DNA-directed RNA polymerase subunit P: MVEALYRCAKCGKEFKMDLAIVREIRCPYCGAKIIYKPRPKVGRRVKAI; encoded by the coding sequence ATGGTGGAAGCATTATACAGATGTGCAAAATGTGGAAAAGAATTTAAAATGGATTTAGCAATTGTTCGAGAAATTCGCTGTCCTTATTGTGGGGCCAAGATAATTTACAAGCCCAGACCTAAGGTAGGCAGACGGGTCAAAGCAATTTGA
- the rrp42 gene encoding exosome complex protein Rrp42: protein MEVMASIMKDHILQLLKEEKRIDGRGLGDVRPLTIETDVIEKAEGSALVKLGDTQVLVGIKVDLGEPFPDLPNMGVITTNVEFVPLASPTFEPGPPDERAIELARVVDRGIRESQAIDLEKLVIVPGKLVRVIFIDVHVLDHDGNLLDASGIGAIAALLSAKIPKVEYNEETEEVTTLDEYEKLPVTKIPIPVSFAKIGNTLVVDPNFEEEQVMDGKLTITTDESGHISAVQKSEGGSFKLEEIVYAVDTAYKKAEEIREKILKAVKKE from the coding sequence ATGGAAGTAATGGCATCAATAATGAAAGATCATATTTTGCAGCTTCTAAAGGAAGAGAAGAGGATAGATGGAAGAGGCTTGGGGGACGTGAGACCATTAACGATTGAGACGGATGTCATAGAAAAAGCAGAAGGCTCTGCTCTGGTAAAACTCGGAGACACTCAAGTACTTGTTGGTATAAAAGTTGATTTGGGAGAACCATTCCCGGATTTGCCAAATATGGGTGTAATAACCACTAACGTCGAATTTGTCCCATTAGCTTCACCTACTTTTGAGCCAGGTCCACCCGATGAAAGGGCAATAGAACTCGCAAGAGTCGTGGATAGAGGAATAAGAGAAAGCCAAGCAATTGACTTGGAGAAACTTGTCATAGTTCCTGGAAAACTTGTTAGAGTCATCTTCATAGATGTTCATGTGTTGGACCACGACGGAAATCTTTTAGATGCCTCAGGAATTGGTGCAATTGCAGCATTGTTGAGCGCAAAGATTCCGAAAGTGGAGTATAATGAGGAAACCGAGGAAGTGACAACCCTGGATGAGTATGAAAAACTTCCAGTAACAAAGATTCCAATTCCAGTAAGCTTCGCAAAGATAGGAAACACCCTAGTTGTAGATCCAAACTTTGAAGAAGAGCAAGTTATGGATGGAAAGTTAACCATAACCACGGATGAAAGTGGGCATATCTCTGCAGTTCAAAAGAGTGAAGGCGGGAGTTTTAAGCTTGAAGAAATAGTATATGCTGTAGACACCGCATACAAAAAGGCAGAGGAAATTAGAGAAAAAATTCTCAAGGCAGTGAAGAAAGAATGA
- the psmA gene encoding archaeal proteasome endopeptidase complex subunit alpha, whose translation MAFVPPQAGYDRAITVFSPDGRLFQVQYAREAVKRGATAVGVKCKDGVVLAVEKRVTSKLIEPESYEKIFQIDEHIAAASSGIIADARVLVDRARLEAQIHRLTYGEPVPLTVLVKKICDLKQMHTQYGGVRPFGAALLMAGVNEKPELFETDPSGAYFEWKAVAIGSGRNTAMAIFEEKYKDDMTLEEAIKLAVLALSKIIEEPTPENIEVAVITVEEKKFKKISPEKVAKCLEEALKEAEAEEVPEKEEDYSELDSNY comes from the coding sequence ATGGCATTTGTACCACCACAAGCCGGGTATGATAGGGCAATAACAGTTTTCAGTCCTGATGGAAGGCTTTTCCAAGTTCAATACGCAAGAGAGGCTGTTAAGAGGGGCGCTACTGCAGTAGGAGTAAAGTGTAAAGATGGTGTCGTTTTAGCCGTAGAGAAAAGAGTCACGAGCAAACTCATAGAACCAGAGAGTTATGAAAAGATCTTCCAAATTGACGAACATATAGCAGCGGCTTCAAGTGGTATAATAGCTGATGCTAGAGTTCTTGTGGACAGAGCTCGGTTAGAAGCTCAAATTCATCGTTTAACCTATGGTGAACCTGTTCCTTTAACAGTTCTTGTTAAAAAGATATGTGACTTAAAGCAGATGCACACCCAATATGGTGGTGTTAGGCCCTTTGGTGCAGCTCTTTTAATGGCAGGCGTAAATGAAAAGCCAGAGCTATTCGAAACTGATCCAAGTGGGGCTTATTTTGAGTGGAAAGCTGTGGCAATAGGGAGTGGAAGAAACACGGCAATGGCAATTTTTGAGGAAAAATACAAGGATGACATGACTCTTGAGGAGGCTATTAAGCTAGCAGTTTTGGCACTTTCAAAGATAATAGAAGAACCCACTCCAGAAAACATTGAAGTTGCAGTAATTACCGTGGAGGAGAAAAAATTCAAGAAGATAAGTCCAGAAAAAGTAGCTAAATGCCTTGAAGAGGCTTTAAAGGAAGCTGAGGCAGAAGAAGTTCCAGAGAAAGAAGAGGACTATAGTGAATTGGATAGTAACTACTGA
- a CDS encoding 50S ribosomal protein L37Ae — MPRTKKVGSAGRFGPRYGLKIRRRVAAVEEKMRQKHTCPVCGRKAVKRISTGIWQCQKCGATFAGGAYLPATPAGRIAKRGVSSL, encoded by the coding sequence ATGCCAAGGACTAAAAAAGTCGGATCAGCTGGAAGATTTGGACCAAGATACGGTCTTAAGATTAGAAGAAGAGTGGCTGCAGTAGAAGAGAAAATGAGGCAAAAACACACCTGTCCAGTATGTGGAAGAAAAGCTGTTAAGAGAATAAGTACAGGAATATGGCAGTGTCAAAAGTGTGGTGCCACATTTGCTGGAGGAGCTTATTTGCCAGCCACACCGGCTGGAAGAATTGCTAAGAGGGGTGTTTCAAGCCTATAA
- a CDS encoding ribosomal biogenesis protein, with product MMLITTSHRPTRRTRSFGHDLERIFPNSTYLTRGKKTIQDLLVEAYDRGYERLLIINVWKGNPLKMTFIKVSPDDWGYMGYLYLHGIKLQREIGFRNIRLIREEMPFIVTTAKRVDLDHIIFAQVFAELTNGKFIPRDDRNLQYIADKYNTDVLGVIERHPRGMAVNFYRFDVSKDKPVGPLISVKIWIMEDGRRWDYKEKLGIKRSEGT from the coding sequence ATGATGCTGATAACAACATCCCACAGACCTACAAGAAGGACAAGAAGCTTTGGACATGACTTAGAGCGTATTTTTCCAAATTCTACCTATTTGACTAGAGGTAAGAAAACTATCCAGGATCTCCTTGTTGAGGCTTATGATAGAGGGTATGAGAGGCTATTAATTATAAATGTCTGGAAAGGAAATCCCCTTAAAATGACTTTTATTAAGGTTTCTCCTGATGATTGGGGATATATGGGATATCTATACCTTCATGGCATTAAACTTCAAAGAGAAATTGGATTTAGGAACATTCGTTTGATCAGAGAGGAAATGCCATTTATTGTAACAACGGCCAAACGGGTGGATCTTGATCATATTATTTTTGCTCAAGTGTTTGCTGAGCTCACAAATGGTAAGTTTATACCCCGTGATGATAGAAATCTCCAGTACATAGCCGATAAATACAATACTGATGTTCTAGGTGTTATAGAACGTCATCCAAGAGGAATGGCGGTGAACTTTTATCGTTTTGATGTCTCAAAGGATAAACCAGTAGGCCCATTGATAAGTGTTAAAATATGGATAATGGAAGACGGTAGAAGATGGGACTACAAGGAAAAGCTTGGCATCAAGAGGAGCGAGGGCACATGA
- a CDS encoding DUF555 domain-containing protein gives MGDYVVILEAPIIVREVESPDDAINVAVSKVAKALNKEKLDFVRVEIGYSQCPVCGSPFESAFVIGNIGLVGIYLTLKVFNAQSLEHAERIAKAVVGKALKKVPLKVFEIKELHNGKEKIGIELNNNNNP, from the coding sequence ATGGGAGATTATGTAGTTATCCTTGAGGCCCCAATAATAGTGAGAGAAGTTGAAAGTCCAGACGATGCAATAAATGTTGCGGTTTCAAAAGTAGCAAAGGCATTAAATAAGGAGAAATTGGACTTTGTAAGGGTGGAAATAGGCTACTCTCAATGTCCAGTGTGTGGTTCCCCGTTTGAGAGTGCTTTTGTTATTGGAAATATAGGTCTTGTTGGGATTTATTTAACTTTGAAAGTTTTCAATGCTCAAAGTCTCGAACATGCAGAGAGGATAGCCAAAGCGGTTGTTGGAAAAGCTCTAAAGAAAGTACCATTGAAGGTTTTTGAGATAAAAGAGCTCCACAATGGAAAAGAGAAAATTGGGATCGAGCTTAATAACAATAATAATCCCTAG
- the rrp41 gene encoding exosome complex exonuclease Rrp41: MMGKPEGLKLIDENGYRIDGRKKYELRKIKMEVGVLKSADGSAYVEWGKNKVMAAVYGPREIHPKHLQKPDRAILRVRYNMAPFSVEERKKPGPDRRSVEISKVIRGALEPAVILELFPRTSVDIFIEVLQADAGTRVAGITAASLALADAGVPMRDLVAACAAGKIDGEIVLDLNKEEDNYGEADVPVAIMPIKNDITLLQMDGYLTKDEFLEAVRLAIKGAKAVYQKQREALKEKYLKIAQEVGE; the protein is encoded by the coding sequence ATGATGGGAAAACCGGAAGGGCTTAAGCTTATTGATGAGAATGGATACAGGATTGATGGAAGGAAAAAGTATGAACTTAGGAAAATAAAAATGGAAGTTGGAGTGCTTAAAAGCGCAGATGGTTCTGCTTATGTTGAGTGGGGAAAGAATAAAGTAATGGCTGCTGTGTATGGGCCCAGAGAGATTCATCCAAAACATCTTCAAAAACCGGATAGGGCTATTCTGAGGGTAAGATATAATATGGCGCCATTTAGTGTCGAAGAGAGAAAAAAACCCGGACCAGATAGAAGAAGCGTGGAAATAAGTAAAGTCATAAGAGGTGCTCTAGAGCCGGCAGTTATCCTCGAGCTTTTCCCAAGAACATCAGTAGATATTTTTATAGAAGTTCTTCAGGCTGACGCAGGAACTAGGGTGGCGGGGATTACAGCAGCTTCGCTTGCTTTGGCCGATGCAGGAGTTCCAATGAGAGACCTTGTTGCAGCATGCGCTGCGGGGAAGATCGATGGTGAGATAGTACTGGATCTCAACAAGGAAGAGGACAATTACGGAGAAGCTGATGTGCCAGTGGCGATAATGCCAATAAAGAATGACATAACTCTACTTCAAATGGATGGTTATCTAACAAAAGATGAATTCCTTGAAGCCGTGAGACTTGCAATAAAAGGTGCAAAAGCAGTTTATCAGAAACAGAGAGAGGCCCTAAAGGAAAAGTATCTCAAAATAGCACAAGAGGTAGGTGAGTGA